One Dysidea avara chromosome 7, odDysAvar1.4, whole genome shotgun sequence genomic region harbors:
- the LOC136260961 gene encoding hemocyte protein-glutamine gamma-glutamyltransferase-like, whose product MAAVAVIGYDLNKKENCTIHHTDDYDIQKNIVLRRGCDFTIGLQLSREFNFQSDFLEVSLARGSKAQLNDGSKFLVSFNTGGTVGDYSWKGGMKHTGECKVDVVLSIPNDCPIGFYRMYITTSAGTITTQESVVILFNPWSKDDDVYMESEAEREEYVLNNNGMIFRGNIKRPSPMHWNYAQFEESCLDAALLMLDGKFLDSDARRNPIKVSRTLAEMININDRDNGVLSGKWLSQGDDPAVEYGDGVPPTLWTGTEAILSQYMWSKFQPVKYAQCWVFAGALTTVLRTLGIPSRPVTNYDSAHDTEANRTIDFYYDMNGEKLYDQSADSIWNFHVWVDAWMSRPDLRGNFGGWQALDATPQEISKHSNTMVAGPAPVRAVKDGQEVSYDAKFIIAEVNADIIYHVQQEDMSFAVAGSDTTQVGSLIATKAVGKFSMADITEEYKYPEGSLQERITAQTGPVGKPRTVRFSINPTEDLEHGKDVEITVTCKPNTFDNYTVGLLATFQPVTYIGGVGKTIKKLKEIREIEKKEEVKVIFSLSPEEYEPYLSDENKLQCTLFATVKETKQLWMGKVTQEFVDPKIQCELPPGFESAKIGSPFTVKLSFTNPLPVPLTGLKWVVEGSGLMKPQVIKDPRTIKPGQEAEQEVELKATRYTRGHMLVARCYSKQLGEITGATLINTE is encoded by the exons ATGGCTGCTG TTGCTGTTATCGGGTATGACCTTAACAAGAAGGAAAACTGTACTATTCATCACACTGATGACTATGATATTCAAAAAAACATAGTTTTGCGACGAGGCTGTGACTTCACCATTGGGCTACAGCTCTCTCGTGAATTCAACTTTCAAAGTGATTTCCTTGAAGTCTCATTGGCCAGAGGAAGCAAGGCTCAACTAAACGATGGCTCAAAATTTCTAGTCAGCTTCAACACAGGAGGAACTGTAGGTGACTATTCCTGGAAGGGAGGCATGAAGCATACCGGAGAATGCAAAGTTGATGTGGTGTTGTCTATACCAAATGACTGCCCTATTGGGTTCTATAGAATGTACATCACCACATCTGCTGGCACTATCACTACACAGGAGAGTGTGGTGATTTTGTTCAACCCTTGGAGCAAAG ATGATGATGTGTACATGGAGTCTGAAGCTGAGAGGGAAGAGTATGTACTAAACAATAATGGAATGATCTTCCGCGGAAATATTAAGAGGCCATCTCCTATGCACTGGAATTATGCACAA TTTGAAGAAAGTTGTTTGGATGCTGCACTTCTAATGCTTGATGGGAAATTTCTTGACTCAGATGCAAGACGCAACCCAATCAAAGTATCCAGAACCTTGGCTGAAATG ATCAATATCAATGACAGAGATAATGGGGTGTTGTCAGGCAAGTGGTTGTCACAAGGAGATGATCCAGCTGTGGAGTATGGTGATGGGGTACCGCCCACTCTTTGGACAGGCACTGAAGCTATCCTGTCCCAGTACATGTGGAGTAAATTTCAACCAGTCAAGTATGCTCAGTGTTGGGTATTTGCTGGAGCACTAACAACAG TTCTAAGGACACTTGGTATACCATCTCGACCTGTTACTAACTATGACTCAGCCCACGATACTGAAGCTAACAGGACCATAGATTTCTACTATGACATGAATGGTGAAAAGCTGTATGACCAGAGCGCTGATTCCATATG GAATTTTCATGTGTGGGTGGATGCATGGATGAGCAGGCCTGATCTTCGTGGCAACTTTGGAGGCTGGCAAGCACTAGATGCAACCCCGCAAGAAATTAGCAAGCATTCCAACACAATGGTGGCCGGTCCTGCACCAGTTAGAGCAGTAAAGGATGGTCAAGAGGTGTCATATGATGCAAAGTTTATCATTGCCGAAGTTAATGCAGATATAATATACCATGTCCAACAAGAAGATATGTCCTTTGCTGTGGCTGGATCAGACACTACTCAAGTGGGAAGTCTGATTGCTACTAAGGCAGTAGGAAAATTTTCCATGGCTGACATCACCGAAGAGTACAAGTATCCTGAAGGATCACTTCAAGAAAGAATCACTGCCCAAACAGGACCTGTTGGCAAGCCACGTACTgttagattttcaattaatcCAACTGAAGACTTGGAGCATGGCAAAGATGTTGAAATCACTGTGACCTGCAAACCAAATACATTTGACAACTATACAGTTGGCTTGTTAGCCACCTTTCAGCCAGTGACTTACATTGGTGGAGTTGGCAAAACTATTAAGAAACTTAAAGAAATAAGAGAAATTGAAAAGAAAGAGGAAG TGAAGGTCATCTTCAGTCTGTCTCCAGAAGAATATGAACCCTACTTGTCTGATGAAAATAAACTGCAGTGCACTTTGTTTGCCACTGTGAAGGAAACCAAACAATTGTGGATGGGAAAAGTAACTCAAGAATTTGTTGACCCAAAGATTCAATGTGAATTGCCGCCTGGTTTTGAATCAGCTAAAATAG GAAGCCCGTTTACTGTAAAGCTGTCCTTCACCAATCCACTACCTGTTCCACTAACTGGGCTGAAGTGGGTAGTAGAAGGGTCAGGACTGATGAAACCTCAAGTGATCAAAGACCCCAG GACTATTAAGCCAGGGCAGGAGGCTGAGCAAGAAGTTGAGCTGAAGGCTACTAGATACACACGAGGACACATGCTAGTAGCAAGATGTTACAGCAAGCAACTGGGAGAGATCACAGGAGCTACACTTATCAACACTGAATAA